The Paenibacillus sp. FSL W8-0426 region AGCAGTACGACCGAAATGGCCGCCCATGCGATCATGATATACCATTTGAGCGTACGTTTCGTTCGAGCAGGAGGTTCGGCATCGTCTTGTTCTCCATCGTTTTCCTCGTATTGCTCGGGTTCGGGCGTCCACGTTTGGCTCAGAGAGTTCTTCATGTTTCCGTACCGAGTTACGGGAGCTGTCGTCATTTCTTCCACGGTGCTGTCTTCTGCACCAAGGCGCGCAAATATATCTTTTTCCAGATCTTCGGCATATCGCGCGCGAGCGGACTCGCCGTTCTTCTGGGCTTGCACGATCGCTTTGCCTTCTTCGAGAATCCATTCTTCCTGCGTTTTCTCGTCAACAGGGGTTTGGCGCGCAATGTCGCTGATCTGGTTGTACAATTTTGCATTTTCGGGAGTCATTTGGCTTAGTTCGGTAATTTGCCGATTCTGTAATTCTTTAAGCTTCTTATAAGAAATCCTCAATGATTGCTCCTCCTGTCTAAACACGCTACGGTATCCGGGTTAGGCAACCCTGACGATATTTTAGTATACGGGAAGGGCTCTCATTTCGCAAAGTCATTCCTTATAGAAAAGCTGTTTGTGATTCACCCACAGGCCGATGAAGGCCAGTACGACACAGGTGCAAAGAAGTGTCAGTTTGCCGTGGCTGCGGATCCATTCGATGAGATGTTCCATGATTCAAATCCTTTCGCCCGAAATCACCGGGTTCGAAAAACCGGCTTCGTTGTCGCTTTCCGTTGATGTATAGAATTCCCGAAATACTGGCAGAGATATACCTGTACATGGAACGTATTGTATCAATATGGTGAAACGTGAATAAAGAACGGCCGCTTCCTGCACAATATAAGCAATTTCCAACAGAATTCAGGGATGGGAGCGTGCGACAGGATGAATCAGAATCATAGCGAATTGACCCGCCGGCTGCTGCTGAACAGCAATTCCCGAGGCGTCAAGGATGAAGTGATTCCTATGGGAGCGGAAGATGCCGAACTGGCTGGCGAATTAACGGAAGATGGCATCCATCAAGAAAGCATTTGGAGCAGTTTGGATGATGCGGCAGATGATTGGCAGGGACGGGTGGAAACGCATGAGATGTTCCGTCGGAGCTACGAGTAACCGGTAAGACTTCGGATCGGGTAGGGCCAGCTGACAAGCTGGCTTTTTTGCTATGGCCATAAAGTGATCCCGGATCGAGAATATTCAATTCCTGCAGGCCATTGCCGATAAAAGACGAATACAAAACCAACAAAACAAGCGATGCTTTCGTTGACTTTGTGCAGTGTACAATGATAATATACAGTTAACTTCTTTAATTCACATTAAACTCATCGGATTTATATATTATGAAATTGGAATTTGTGGAAAGGGGCAAGCGATATGGAGCGTCAGATCAGCATACGTCATGGGCAGGAGGAGCTTACGGCCACCATTCATTATCCGGTCGTTCAGGACATCAAGGAGGTTAACGCGCAGCAGAAACGCGTACCGCTCGCGGTGATCTGTCATGGGTTCGTGGGCAGCCGGATCGGCGTGGACCGCCTGTTCGTCAAGACCGGGCGCGAACTGGCCGAAGACGGGTATCTGGTTCTGCGCTTTGACTACATCGGGTGTGGGGAGAGCAGTGGCGAATACGGCGCGGAAGGCCTTGAATCGATGATTGCCCAGACGCGCTCCGTGCTGGATTATGCGGTAAACTGCAGTGACGTTGACCCTAGCCGCATCACCTTGATCGGACATAGCTTGGGCGGCGCGGTTGCGCTGTTGACGGCCATTCGCGATAAACGGGTCAAAAATCTCGTAATGTGGTCTGCCGTAGGCTATCCTTTCAACGATATTGTGAAAATCACCGGACGCGACGTGTACGATGATGGAGTGAAGCATGGTCATGCGGACTATTTGGGATACAAATTCACGCCGCGATTCTTCGAATCGCTCGCCGAGCATCAGCCGTTTCAGGAAGCGGTCAAATTCAACGGAGATGTTCTGGTCGTTCACGGCACGTCCGACGACGTTATCCCGGTGGATTATGCGTTTCTGTATCAAAAGGTATTTTGGATGCGTCAGGAAGGACGCTGCGACAAGGAGATCATTTTCCAGGGAGACCATACGTTCTCGTCCGGCAAAGAGCGGGAGCAGTTGATTAACCGTACCAGGGAGTGGCTTGGCGAACGCCAGAAGATCGAACAGGATTGGCAGCACTGGATGATCTGATTGCAGAGATGAAACAGGTCCTGAATGCATCAACAAGATGAATGGAGTGTATCACGGGCTCGGCTTGGCGGCTCCAGGGGATGTAAGCTTGGAAAAGCGCCTTCTTCGCGGTAAAATAGAAGAGTAACCATTCTATCCGTGTCTGGAGGTTGGCAGCAATGACATTACCCGCATTATTCATTGCACATGCTTCCCCCGCCCTGGCGGTGGAAAGCAACGACTACACTCGTTTCCTGAACCAGCTTGGAGAGAGGCTGCCGGCTCCGAAGGCTATCGTGGCATTCACGGCCCATTGGGATTGTCCCGAACCGTCCGTGACCATGGACGAAACGCATCGGACTTTGCATGACTTTTACGGATTTCCAGCAGATATGTATGATCTCGATTATCCAGCCCTTGGCATGCCAAGCCTGGCCAATGAGATTTGTGCGCTGTTTGCACGAAGCAACTTGCAGCATCTTCCGATCACCGGGCGTGGGCTTGATCATGGCGTATGGGTTCCGCTTTTGCATATGTACCCGAAGGCTAACATTCCGGTCGTGGCCGTATCCGTCGATTCCTTGCGTTCCCCGCAGGAGCAGTATGATATTGGTCGGATGCTGGAGCAGCTGAGGCATGATGACGTGTTGATCGTAGGCAGCGGGGGAATGGTGCATAACCTGCGTCTGCTTGGCGACAGCGAAGAACCGCAGGATTGGGCGGTGGAATTTGACGATTGGATGGGACAGCGGCTCGAGCAATGGAATACGAGGGAGCTGTTTCAGTACGACAAAAAAGCCCCGCATGCTCGCATGGCCGTACCTTCCTATGGAACGGAGCATCTGGCGCCATTGTTCTATGCCATGGGCACGGCAGATATGACGCGCAAGGCGAAAAGGCTGTTTCAAGCCTACTCCCACGGAACGCTTAGTCTGAATTGCTGGCAGTTCGGCGACGACGCATAACTTGGAGCAGACGACAGGGAATATGTGGAAACAGACCGCGTTGCGTAGGATGGACTCCAACAAAATGACATTGATCTTGTAAAAAGGTTCCGATCCCATTCATCAAGAAGGGCGGAACCTTTTTTGGCGTTGGATCAAGACTTTCGAATCTCGAAAAATTCGCAGTCGGTACGGGCGTGATAGGCGAGATCGCTTACGCTGGATTGAATGACGATGGTGTTGCTGTCAAAACGAATGATAATGCCGCCGGAATCGATCTGATGATTGTCTTTGAAAACACGAATTCGGTGCTGGCGATCCATCGCTTCCTGAAAATCGGCATCCGTCTCAAGACGGCGGTTAATGGCCATGTTTGCTGCTCCTTTGGCTTGTCTGGTATATGTTCATCATAATATGTCTTTCTACAGAGGGCAAATGCATACGGGTCAATCCATCTGCGTCGGGAGAAAGCTGGCCTTGGCGAAAGTAAGCTCGAATTCATAAAAAAGCCCTGCTCCGAAGTGGAGCAGGACTTCCGTATTATTTATGGGTTACGCTGTTTTTTGTGCGCTGCTTATGGTTGGTGTATCTTTTGGACCTTTGTTGCGAGTGAACAATCCGCGGAGGTAAGGCAGTACCCAACGATCCAGGCCGATTTTACCAGCATTTGCGCCAGCGACAACCAGGAAGATTTCCATCAGTACCAATTGGGCGTTCGTGCTCACGGTGCCCGAGAAGAGGAACGCGAAGTTCATGACCATTCCCATCAGCGCTGCCAGCGTTGTGAAGCATCCGAGGATGAGGCCGACACCGACGAGGAATTCACCGAGCGGGATCAGGAAGTCGAACAATCCTGCATTCGGAATCGCGAATTTCTCAAGGAACGTTCCCCACCAAGCTTGCACTGCGGGATGGTCACCCGTTGTTTTTTCCAAAGCGCCTTGCAGGAACCCGCCTGCCGCGAATCCGCCGGTCAATTTTTCCCAACCGTGGGTCATCCAGTCGTAACCGATGTAAACCCGAAGCACCGTCAAAATCCACATTGCCACTTTATTCTCTCTAAGCCATACGTTGAAGCTGAACATATAAACCACTCCTTCATGGGATGTATTGAATTTTTTTGTTTTTTGGTTTCTCTAAAGTGATCACCTTTGATGTCTTTATTGTATAGTTCCAACGTCATTTTGTTTGTGATTAAAATCACAATCTAATTCAAATTTTAAGTAAGGACGTTTTAGTTCACATTTTATCCACATTGTTGTTCGTTTCCTGCGTTTCATTTCAAAGATTCAAGGGTAGACAATCCCGCCTAAAGCGAAGACAAACCGGGCCGTCTGTGATTAAATGGAAAGAAATACGTGGTAATGGCGATCCGCATCGAGATTGGAGCACCCGGAAATGGAAGCCATATTTCAAACCATCGGGAGGGACCATCGATTGAAGTTATGGAAATGGAATAAAAGCAGAACAGCCGCGTCGCTGCTCATTGTCGCCTTGAGTCTGTCCGCCTGCCAAAACAAGGAGCTTGCGCAGCCGACGCCGGAGCCGGTGCCTGCTCCCGTTCAGGAAGAACAGGTGCCGGAAGAGGAGCCAGCGGCGAAGTTCAAGGCACCATTGACGGGGTTGCCCAGCGACGAAGCGATTACCCGCCGACCGCTGGCCGTTATGATCAACAATGCGCCGGCCGCTCGTCCCCAATCCGGGCTTAGCTCCGCCGACATTATCATGGAAGTGCTTGCAGAAGGCGGAATTACGCGGTATATCGCCATTTTTCAAAGCGAAGGCGCAGATGAAACCGTGGGACCCGTGCGCAGCATCCGTCCGTATCTAATAGAGCTGGGGGAGAGTTATGACGGAGTGCTGATTCATGCAGGCGGCAGTCCGGAGGCGTATTCCATTTTGCAGAAGCAGCAAAAGCAGCATATGGACGAAATTTCGAACGGGGGCCCCTATTTCTGGCGTTCTTCCGATCGCAAGGCCCCGCACAACCTGTACACTTCATCGGACAAGCTAAGGGAAGGCCTGCAGAAAAAAGGGTATGACCATGACAGCCTATCTCCGGTTTACCTCTACAATGAAGAAGGCTCTACGGCTGCGAGCGAAGAAGCAGCGGCGTTTGACGTGAAATATTTGCTCGATAGTTACCGCGTGACGTATGAATATGATGAAGTTAGCGGACGATATATGAGACTGGTCAACGGGAAGGCCGATGTGGATCAGGATAACGGCGAGCAGCTCGGTGCTGCCAATATCATCGTGGCGGGCGCCGATCACAAAGTGCTCGATAGCGTGGGCAGATTGTCCGTCGACGTGGATCAGGGCGGCGAAGCGATGTTGTTCCAAAAAGGAAAAATGATTCAGGGTCAGTGGGTCAGAAAGTCAGGGGATATTATTCGTTTTATTTATAATGGAAAAGAAGCCAATTTGATCCCGGGGAAAACGTTCATCTCCATCGTGCCGAATTCGCCTGATTTTGCAGGACACGTTCAAGTGAAACAATGAAAAACCGTATCGCAATGTCGAAAAATATAATGTCGAATAATGTAAAATAATGACTTTGGGTGGAGAAGTGTAAACGCAGTGTAAAATGTGAACATCATTTTTCCACTCTTTCCATATTATTAAGATTCATTTCAGAAATGTGTGATAAGAATATAAAAAAGGATCGCAGGTTTTGTACAAACCGTGAAACAAATATGATAAGATAGCAAAGGTTGTCATTTCATGTTTCAAGGTT contains the following coding sequences:
- a CDS encoding alpha/beta fold hydrolase, with the translated sequence MERQISIRHGQEELTATIHYPVVQDIKEVNAQQKRVPLAVICHGFVGSRIGVDRLFVKTGRELAEDGYLVLRFDYIGCGESSGEYGAEGLESMIAQTRSVLDYAVNCSDVDPSRITLIGHSLGGAVALLTAIRDKRVKNLVMWSAVGYPFNDIVKITGRDVYDDGVKHGHADYLGYKFTPRFFESLAEHQPFQEAVKFNGDVLVVHGTSDDVIPVDYAFLYQKVFWMRQEGRCDKEIIFQGDHTFSSGKEREQLINRTREWLGERQKIEQDWQHWMI
- a CDS encoding class III extradiol ring-cleavage dioxygenase, yielding MTLPALFIAHASPALAVESNDYTRFLNQLGERLPAPKAIVAFTAHWDCPEPSVTMDETHRTLHDFYGFPADMYDLDYPALGMPSLANEICALFARSNLQHLPITGRGLDHGVWVPLLHMYPKANIPVVAVSVDSLRSPQEQYDIGRMLEQLRHDDVLIVGSGGMVHNLRLLGDSEEPQDWAVEFDDWMGQRLEQWNTRELFQYDKKAPHARMAVPSYGTEHLAPLFYAMGTADMTRKAKRLFQAYSHGTLSLNCWQFGDDA
- a CDS encoding DoxX family protein; translation: MFSFNVWLRENKVAMWILTVLRVYIGYDWMTHGWEKLTGGFAAGGFLQGALEKTTGDHPAVQAWWGTFLEKFAIPNAGLFDFLIPLGEFLVGVGLILGCFTTLAALMGMVMNFAFLFSGTVSTNAQLVLMEIFLVVAGANAGKIGLDRWVLPYLRGLFTRNKGPKDTPTISSAQKTA
- a CDS encoding DUF3048 domain-containing protein yields the protein MKLWKWNKSRTAASLLIVALSLSACQNKELAQPTPEPVPAPVQEEQVPEEEPAAKFKAPLTGLPSDEAITRRPLAVMINNAPAARPQSGLSSADIIMEVLAEGGITRYIAIFQSEGADETVGPVRSIRPYLIELGESYDGVLIHAGGSPEAYSILQKQQKQHMDEISNGGPYFWRSSDRKAPHNLYTSSDKLREGLQKKGYDHDSLSPVYLYNEEGSTAASEEAAAFDVKYLLDSYRVTYEYDEVSGRYMRLVNGKADVDQDNGEQLGAANIIVAGADHKVLDSVGRLSVDVDQGGEAMLFQKGKMIQGQWVRKSGDIIRFIYNGKEANLIPGKTFISIVPNSPDFAGHVQVKQ